Within Polyangia bacterium, the genomic segment GGCAAGATCACCTGCGTGACCAACAGCCTGGGCGCCACGACGACTTACAAGATGAACGCCGTCGGCTGCGTGACCGAGGTGATCGACGCGTTGGGCGGCGTCACCGCCTACGAATTCGACGAGCGGACGCTGTGGAAGGTGAAAGAGACCAGCCCCGCCGGCGCCGAAACGGCGTGGACCCACGACGCCCGAGGCAATGTCGTGAAGATCGTCAACCCGGGCGGCGCCGTCGTCGAGATCGCCTACGACCAGCATAACCAACCGGTGCGCGCCGTCGACGCGGTGAAGGGCGCCTGGCAGTGGGGATACGACGAGAAGGGACATCTGCAGGGACGCATCGACGCGCTTTCGCGGCGGGTGCAGTTCCAATGGGAGGGCTGGCGCCTCACGACCATGACCGATCCGGCGGGCCGGCCGACGCGCCTTGGTTACGATGCGCGGGGAAACATCACCTCGGTGCGGACCCCGGACGGCGCGCAGAGCTTTTGGACCTACGACAACCTGGGCCGCTGCGTGAAGGCCATCAACGCCGCCGGCGCCGAACAGACGCGCGAGCACGATGCGCTGGGGCGGGTGGTGCTGGTGCGCGAGCCCGACGGCAACGTGCGCGAGCTTTCGTACGATCCCGAAGGCAACGTCGTCCGCGCCCGCGACAAACAGCACGACGTCCGATTTTCCTATCAAGGCATGGGCCGGCTGGCCGCGCGGACCGAAGCCGCGACCACGGTCGGCTTTTCTTACGACACCGAAGAGCAGCTGCGCGCGATCACCAACGAACACGGCAGCGTCTACCGGTTCGAGCTGAGCCTGACCGGCAACGTCGAGGTCGAGCACGGCTTCGACGGCATTCGCCGGCAATACCGTCGCGACAAGGCGGGCCGCGTGGTGAAGGTGTTTCGGCCCGCCGGGCGCGAAAGCGATTATTCGTACGACGATGCCGGCCGGGTGGTCGCCGTCAAGCACAGCGACGGCAGCGCCGAGGCCTATGTCTATCGGGTCGACGGCGAGATGCTGGAGGCGACCAACGGCGCCGGCGTGGTGGCCTTTTCGCGCGACGTGCTGGGGCGAATCGAACGCGAGCTGGTGGGCGACGACTGGGTCACCTCCGAGTACGACGCCCTGGGCGCGCGGGTGCGCGTGCAATCGTCGCGCGGCCTGGACCAGCGGATCAAACGCGACAGCGTCGGGCGCGCGCGCGGGATTCAAGCGACCGTCAGCGGCGACGGCGGTGGCGCCTGGGAGGCCAAGTTCCAGCGCGATGCTCTGGGACTGGAAGTCGACCGCAAGCTGCCGGGCGGCGTGCGCAGCCGCTGGGAGCGCGACCAGACCGGCCGCCCCCTGAGGCATGACGTGACCGGCGCCGGCGATTTTCGGCGCGCCGTGCAGTACACCTGGGAAGCCAACGACCAGCTGCGCACCGTCATCGACGCCCAGCGCGGCCCGGTCCGTTACGAACACGACGCGCTGGGAAACCTGGCCGCCGCCGTCTACGCCGACGGTCGCGTCGATCTGCGCCTGCCCGACGCCGTCGGGAATCTGTTCCGCACGCAAGACCGCAGCGATCGGACGTACGGCCCGGCCGGGCAGCTGCTGGAAGCGCGCGGTGCCGATGGCGGCGTGACCAAGTATTCGTACGACGCCGAAGGAAATTTAGTCGGCAAGGTCCAGCCCGACGGCGGAACGTGGACCTATGCGTGGAACGGCGCCGGCATGCTGGCGACCGTGACCCGACCCGACGGTCGCGTGGTGACGTTCGCCTACGACGCCCTGGGAAGACGGGTGAAGAAGACCTTTCGCGGCCGCACCACGCGCTGGATCTGGGACGGCAACGTGCCGCTTCACGAATGGATCGAGGTGGCGGCGGGAGCTGGGAATGATGATGGCGCCGCGGTTATTGACGCCGTCGCTGGCGACGAGATCGCCGCCCGCCGTCGCGCCGCCCAGCTGAACGAGCGCCCCGCGCAAGGTCCACCGGCGGTGGGGATCGTTTCAATGTCCGTCGCGCAAAATCGCGCCGCGGTGGCCATCGACGCCGCCGCCGAAGACGCCGTGGCGATCGATGGCGCCGCGTCCGCCACAACCTTCGGCCTCGACGCCGGCACGGCCACCGCTCCGATCACCTGGCTTTTCGACCCCGAATCCTTCGCCCCCGCCGCCAAGCTGCTGGGCGCCGCCCGCTATTCGATTCTCACCGACCACCTCGGCACGCCGACTGCCATGCTGGATGGTGGCG encodes:
- a CDS encoding DUF6531 domain-containing protein, which gives rise to MDLVLGVDIHFEIVPMLGPTPIPNPFVGVLFDKDSLLTSVATSLIEALVSGTAPKGPVLINGMPAHTVGMTAKNSMGVPHILFPPGVSWAPMPKLPRPSFKGPPPPPGPPVAPEGDAITVFGSKTVNIMGSSAVRLGDKSMSCGEPVRLPSSTVLAIPKGPPVKIGGPPALSLSDALGALLKSKWIAGYLHDLLSRMKAGRLRNLLSALVCHLTGHPVDVASGRVLTDHTDWELPGPLPLKFTRQYSSAWANRSGPLGHGWSHSLDQAVWPERGRIVYLDGEGREIEFDTFDFPDHVIRPGQSLWEPISRLTLKAIGQQRYEITTIDGTTLEFAALPGTPVGARRNWSRLVRQRSRDGRTTAFEYDAAGNLTWVKDAVGRHVGFEHDRAGRLTVVKLPHPTQAGWLPHTRFTYDAHDDLVQATDPAGDTWRFAYKGHLLVQETNRTGLSFFFAYDGFGEDAFCVRTWGDGGIYDHVLAYDKVGKITCVTNSLGATTTYKMNAVGCVTEVIDALGGVTAYEFDERTLWKVKETSPAGAETAWTHDARGNVVKIVNPGGAVVEIAYDQHNQPVRAVDAVKGAWQWGYDEKGHLQGRIDALSRRVQFQWEGWRLTTMTDPAGRPTRLGYDARGNITSVRTPDGAQSFWTYDNLGRCVKAINAAGAEQTREHDALGRVVLVREPDGNVRELSYDPEGNVVRARDKQHDVRFSYQGMGRLAARTEAATTVGFSYDTEEQLRAITNEHGSVYRFELSLTGNVEVEHGFDGIRRQYRRDKAGRVVKVFRPAGRESDYSYDDAGRVVAVKHSDGSAEAYVYRVDGEMLEATNGAGVVAFSRDVLGRIERELVGDDWVTSEYDALGARVRVQSSRGLDQRIKRDSVGRARGIQATVSGDGGGAWEAKFQRDALGLEVDRKLPGGVRSRWERDQTGRPLRHDVTGAGDFRRAVQYTWEANDQLRTVIDAQRGPVRYEHDALGNLAAAVYADGRVDLRLPDAVGNLFRTQDRSDRTYGPAGQLLEARGADGGVTKYSYDAEGNLVGKVQPDGGTWTYAWNGAGMLATVTRPDGRVVTFAYDALGRRVKKTFRGRTTRWIWDGNVPLHEWIEVAAGAGNDDGAAVIDAVAGDEIAARRRAAQLNERPAQGPPAVGIVSMSVAQNRAAVAIDAAAEDAVAIDGAASATTFGLDAGTATAPITWLFDPESFAPAAKLLGAARYSILTDHLGTPTAMLDGGGAAVWSAEIDTYGNLRNVEGVRAACPFRWPGQYEDAETGLYYNRFRYYDPEAGAYASQDPIGLAGGTNSAAYVVDVLCWVDPLGLQSCRAEKTHVFYSGNGDPAVREAAERWARQNAATTLEMTGRGAHLERYSKMLDWEEAGPAWRKASGRFAKEASRSNQEVHVFLNAAKGPRADSVWKTVEEPILTKNPALQIIYHNI